One window from the genome of Betaproteobacteria bacterium encodes:
- the adk gene encoding adenylate kinase codes for MRLILLGGPGAGKGTQAGFVTQKFSIPQISTGDMLRAAVKAGTPQGLAAKTIMDRGELVSDDIIVALVKERIVAPDCERGFLFDGFPRTIPQAEALRASGIDVDHVVEIAVEDSAIIDRMSGRRVHLPSGRTYHLKYNPPKTAGKDDVTGEDLIQRDDDKEETVRKRLVIYHQQTVPLVEFYARWAATGDPHAPRCHRIPGGGTVDAVRDLVFAALG; via the coding sequence ATGCGCCTGATCTTGTTGGGAGGCCCGGGCGCCGGCAAGGGGACCCAGGCCGGATTCGTCACGCAGAAGTTCTCGATCCCCCAGATTTCGACCGGGGACATGCTTCGTGCCGCCGTGAAGGCCGGAACGCCGCAGGGGCTCGCGGCCAAGACCATCATGGACCGCGGGGAACTCGTCTCGGACGACATCATCGTCGCGCTCGTGAAGGAGCGGATCGTGGCGCCCGATTGCGAGCGCGGATTTCTTTTCGACGGCTTCCCGCGCACGATTCCGCAGGCCGAGGCCCTGAGGGCTTCCGGCATCGATGTGGATCACGTGGTCGAGATCGCGGTCGAGGACTCGGCCATCATCGACCGCATGTCCGGGCGGCGCGTGCACCTGCCGTCGGGACGCACCTATCACCTCAAGTACAACCCGCCGAAAACGGCAGGCAAGGACGATGTGACGGGCGAAGACCTCATCCAGCGCGACGACGACAAGGAGGAGACGGTCAGGAAGCGCCTGGTGATCTACCACCAGCAGACCGTCCCCCTGGTCGAGTTCTACGCGCGCTGGGCCGCCACCGGCGACCCGCATGCGCCGCGGTGCCACCGGATTCCGGGGGGCGGCACGGTCGACGCCGTCCGCGACCTCGTCTTCGCCGCCCTGGGCTAG
- the kdsB gene encoding 3-deoxy-manno-octulosonate cytidylyltransferase: MKTLTFKVIIPARLRSTRLPGKMLADIGGKPMVAWVAERAAQSGAEDVVIATDHPDIADAMAALDWRVCTTSTSHPTGTDRLAEAVELLGLADGEIVVNVQGDEPLIDPLLIRAVARELALRPKASIATAVHPITSAKAFFDPNVVKVVHDTEGYATYFSRAPIPYARDAFAATKGKLPPGFPALRHVGIYAYRVGFLRRFSGLSPTPAERFEALEQLRALGHGHRIAVAFWGEPVEAGVDTPEDLERVRKILGPAQP, from the coding sequence GTGAAGACCCTCACCTTCAAGGTCATCATCCCGGCGCGGCTTCGCTCGACCCGCCTGCCGGGCAAGATGCTCGCCGACATCGGCGGCAAGCCCATGGTGGCGTGGGTCGCCGAGCGCGCCGCGCAGAGCGGCGCCGAGGACGTGGTCATCGCAACGGACCACCCGGATATCGCCGACGCCATGGCGGCGCTCGACTGGCGCGTGTGCACGACCTCGACGTCGCATCCCACCGGAACCGATCGCCTCGCGGAGGCCGTGGAACTCCTCGGGCTCGCCGACGGCGAGATCGTGGTGAACGTCCAGGGCGACGAGCCGCTCATCGACCCGCTCCTCATCCGCGCCGTGGCCCGGGAGCTGGCGCTGCGGCCCAAGGCTTCCATCGCGACCGCCGTCCATCCGATCACGTCGGCGAAGGCGTTCTTCGACCCCAATGTCGTGAAGGTGGTCCACGATACCGAGGGGTATGCGACCTACTTCTCGCGGGCGCCCATCCCGTATGCACGCGATGCCTTCGCCGCGACGAAGGGCAAGCTGCCGCCCGGGTTCCCGGCCCTTCGCCATGTCGGCATCTACGCCTACCGGGTGGGCTTCCTGCGCAGGTTCTCGGGCCTGTCGCCGACGCCCGCCGAGCGCTTCGAGGCGCTGGAGCAGCTTCGCGCCCTGGGCCACGGCCACCGGATCGCGGTGGCCTTCTGGGGCGAGCCCGTCGAGGCGGGCGTGGACACGCCCGAGGACCTGGAGCGCGTGAGGAAGATTCTCGGGCCGGCGCAGCCCTGA
- the miaA gene encoding tRNA (adenosine(37)-N6)-dimethylallyltransferase MiaA yields MPGPAAAIFVLGPTASGKTAVSLAVAARLPVEIVSVDSALVYRGMDIGTAKPDAATRAAIAHHLIDIVDPTEAYSAGRFREDALRIAGEIALRGCVPLFVGGTMLYERALMRGLATLPAADAGIRAQLDEGARRRGWPALHADLARVDPQTAARLDPNDAQRIQRALEVFHLSGRPLAALIAGAGRAPAPFAALTLALEPSDRSVLHGRIEARFHAMLAAGLVEEVASLRERHALEAGLPSMRAVGYRQVWETLDGIAPESTLAQRGIAATRQLAKRQLTWLRAMREVERLDCLRPDLADEVTGRVERFLR; encoded by the coding sequence ATGCCGGGACCCGCTGCCGCCATTTTCGTCCTGGGGCCCACTGCGAGCGGCAAGACCGCGGTTTCGCTCGCGGTGGCTGCGCGCCTTCCTGTCGAAATCGTGAGCGTGGACTCGGCGCTCGTGTACCGCGGCATGGACATCGGAACCGCCAAGCCCGACGCGGCGACGAGAGCCGCCATCGCGCACCACCTCATCGACATCGTTGACCCCACCGAGGCGTACTCGGCCGGCCGTTTTCGCGAGGACGCGCTTCGCATCGCCGGCGAAATCGCGCTGCGCGGCTGCGTGCCGCTGTTCGTGGGCGGCACGATGCTTTACGAGCGTGCGTTGATGCGCGGCCTGGCCACACTGCCCGCCGCGGACGCGGGAATTCGCGCGCAGCTGGACGAGGGCGCGCGCAGGCGTGGATGGCCCGCGCTGCACGCGGACCTGGCGCGCGTGGATCCGCAGACGGCCGCACGGCTCGATCCGAACGACGCCCAGCGCATCCAGCGGGCGCTCGAGGTCTTCCACCTTTCCGGGCGGCCGCTCGCCGCGCTCATCGCAGGGGCGGGACGCGCGCCTGCACCGTTCGCCGCTCTCACCCTCGCGCTGGAACCGTCGGACCGGTCCGTCCTGCACGGCCGCATCGAGGCGCGCTTCCACGCGATGCTCGCCGCGGGGCTGGTGGAGGAAGTGGCGTCGCTGCGCGAGCGGCACGCGCTCGAGGCGGGCCTGCCGTCGATGCGCGCCGTGGGCTATCGCCAGGTGTGGGAAACGCTGGACGGCATCGCGCCGGAATCGACGCTGGCGCAGCGGGGAATCGCGGCGACGCGCCAGCTCGCCAAGAGGCAACTCACCTGGCTGCGCGCGATGCGCGAAGTCGAGCGGCTGGACTGCCTGCGCCCCGACCTCGCGGACGAGGTGACGGGGCGCGTCGAGCGGTTCCTTCGCTGA
- a CDS encoding exodeoxyribonuclease VII large subunit has product MPRNRLGCAPMTAISPSQPLTVTELNRRSRQVLENQFGLIWVVGEISRATLASSGHWYFVLKDDGAAIDCAMFKGRAQYLDFRPENGLKVEVRARVTVYEPRGAYQLSVEQMRHAGLGALFEAFEKLKARLGKEGLFDEARKKPLPVHARAIGIITSPAAAALRDILTTLARRAPMVPVILYPSLVQGEGAAAQLARAIETANARRECDVLIVARGGGSLEDLWAFNEEPVARAIAASAIPVVSGVGHETDFTIADFVADLRAATPTAAAVAASPDREALLLQLGRARSRLVRAAARAVDDAAQRLDLSARRLLTPTEHLARGHVQLAALARRLSLQARQAIGLREASLRGLAPRLRAAAPDVEGASQGFGRLSRRLAAAAARSQRDRLSRLAGAAASLSHLDPTQVLLRGYAIVRAADGDVVRSGATLARGDALDVSFAEGGASVTVDHPR; this is encoded by the coding sequence ATGCCCCGAAACCGTCTAGGATGCGCTCCCATGACCGCGATTTCCCCCTCCCAGCCCCTTACCGTCACCGAGCTCAACCGGCGTTCCCGCCAGGTTCTCGAGAACCAGTTCGGCCTCATCTGGGTGGTGGGGGAGATCTCCCGGGCCACCCTCGCCTCGTCGGGCCACTGGTACTTCGTCCTGAAGGACGACGGGGCCGCGATCGATTGTGCGATGTTCAAGGGGCGCGCCCAGTACCTGGACTTCCGCCCCGAGAACGGTCTGAAGGTGGAGGTCCGCGCGCGCGTCACCGTCTATGAGCCCCGCGGGGCCTACCAGCTTTCCGTGGAGCAGATGCGCCACGCGGGACTGGGCGCGCTCTTCGAGGCCTTCGAGAAGCTGAAGGCGCGCCTGGGCAAGGAAGGCCTTTTCGATGAAGCCCGCAAGAAACCGCTTCCCGTCCATGCGCGCGCCATCGGCATCATCACCTCTCCCGCCGCGGCGGCGCTGCGCGACATCCTCACCACGCTCGCGCGGCGCGCGCCCATGGTCCCGGTGATCCTCTACCCGAGCCTCGTGCAGGGCGAAGGCGCCGCCGCCCAGTTGGCACGTGCCATCGAGACGGCCAACGCGCGGCGCGAGTGCGACGTACTCATCGTCGCGCGTGGCGGCGGCAGCCTCGAGGATCTCTGGGCATTCAACGAGGAACCGGTCGCGCGCGCCATCGCCGCCTCTGCGATCCCCGTGGTGAGCGGCGTGGGCCACGAGACCGACTTCACTATCGCCGACTTCGTGGCCGACCTGCGCGCGGCCACGCCCACGGCCGCAGCCGTGGCCGCCAGCCCCGACCGCGAGGCGCTCCTGCTGCAGCTCGGGCGCGCCCGCTCGCGTCTGGTGCGCGCCGCCGCGCGTGCCGTTGACGACGCGGCGCAGCGCCTGGACCTCTCGGCGCGGCGCCTGCTCACCCCCACGGAGCACCTCGCCCGCGGCCACGTGCAGCTCGCCGCCCTCGCTCGCCGCCTCTCGCTCCAGGCACGGCAGGCGATCGGCCTGCGGGAAGCGTCCCTGCGCGGCCTCGCGCCGCGGCTGCGCGCGGCCGCCCCCGACGTGGAAGGCGCCTCGCAGGGGTTCGGTCGCCTTTCGCGGCGTCTCGCGGCAGCAGCCGCCCGCTCGCAGCGCGACCGCCTTTCCCGCCTGGCCGGCGCGGCCGCCTCGCTGTCGCATCTCGATCCGACGCAGGTGCTCCTGCGCGGCTACGCGATCGTGCGCGCAGCCGACGGCGATGTCGTCCGGTCCGGCGCAACGCTGGCGCGCGGCGACGCGCTCGACGTGAGCTTCGCAGAGGGCGGCGCCAGCGTCACGGTGGACCATCCGCGCTGA
- a CDS encoding Trm112 family protein has translation MDPKLLEILVCPICKGPLVHRREPHELTCRADRLAFPVRDDIPVMLEEEARKLGPEEEA, from the coding sequence ATGGACCCCAAGCTCCTCGAAATCCTCGTCTGCCCCATCTGCAAGGGCCCCCTCGTTCACCGCCGGGAGCCGCACGAGCTCACCTGTCGCGCCGACCGGCTCGCCTTCCCGGTGCGGGACGACATTCCCGTCATGCTCGAGGAGGAGGCGAGGAAGCTCGGCCCCGAAGAGGAAGCCTGA
- a CDS encoding EAL domain-containing protein: MSVCVTNDAEAPEGMSALDSPATSMESTPPGASSPGQVREEQVRLLFRFSLIGYLATLLVVFILGAILWEDLARPLLFAWFVAISAITVGRYALYKVFINREPPATQLRLWERRFLVGSFLTALCWATIATVLLPDSAHLAQRLTVVMLITLLVTGAVGYYAPHPHAFKISAFVGLMPFALSLGFSGDRIQMFLSGAILLLAGVLPYVHEKLNQALVDSLAMRHDRAMLSGKLEVERVRVRQANDALAEEMVERLKAQQAELLSAQKLRMHVERTPLAVIEWNREHSVTAWNPAAEAIFGFPEREAIGRSATQLIVPAANAAAVEAMWMELAQTRDGTKVAFENVTRAGNSIHCEWYNTPLVDPGGRVVGFASLVQDVTERLNTERTIHYMAHHDALTGLPNRRLMQDRLNQAIMQARRKQRHVAVLFLDLDRFKLLNDTLGHESGDYILKDVARRITACVREIDTVSREGGDEFVVIVPDLEHPENAQVVADKILREFAKPVEISGQKIHITTSIGISYYPNDSTDVNHLLKHADSAMYQAKDAGRNTVRFYTSDLNYLLSRRLEVEGRLRKAIELEEFFMRYQPQVDLVTGRIIGMEALIRWNDPVKGEVMPGDFIPVAEELGLIVPLGEWAFRTACHQLTAWATEGITDVAVSVNLSARQFMSRTLVPSLLAIVRDTGADPRRIEVEITETMAMRNLEQSIEILAQLRAVGMGVAVDDFGVGYSSLGQLKRLPATELKIDRSFIANVPEDSSSGSITEAIIAMAKRLKLRVMAEGVETRQQLEFLRDHRCDAFQGYLFSKPLTALEASAMLRAQAGGAGWRHAAAE; this comes from the coding sequence ATGAGCGTATGCGTCACCAATGACGCCGAAGCGCCGGAGGGCATGAGCGCATTGGACTCGCCTGCGACATCCATGGAATCGACGCCACCCGGAGCAAGCTCTCCGGGACAGGTGCGCGAGGAGCAGGTGCGCCTGCTTTTCCGCTTCTCCCTCATCGGCTACCTCGCCACCCTCCTGGTGGTGTTCATCCTCGGGGCGATCCTCTGGGAGGATCTCGCACGGCCCCTGCTCTTCGCCTGGTTCGTCGCGATCTCCGCGATCACCGTGGGGCGTTACGCGCTCTACAAGGTGTTCATCAATCGCGAGCCGCCAGCCACGCAGCTGCGCCTGTGGGAAAGGCGTTTCCTCGTCGGCTCCTTCCTCACGGCGCTTTGCTGGGCGACGATCGCGACGGTCCTCCTTCCCGACTCCGCGCACCTCGCACAGCGCCTGACGGTGGTGATGCTGATCACGCTCCTGGTCACGGGCGCCGTGGGCTACTACGCGCCGCACCCCCATGCCTTCAAGATCTCCGCGTTCGTCGGGCTCATGCCCTTCGCGCTCTCGCTCGGATTCTCCGGTGACCGCATCCAGATGTTCCTCTCCGGGGCCATCCTCCTGCTCGCCGGCGTCCTCCCCTACGTGCACGAGAAGCTGAACCAGGCGCTCGTGGATTCGCTGGCGATGCGCCATGACCGGGCCATGCTCTCCGGCAAGCTCGAGGTCGAGCGCGTCCGCGTCCGCCAGGCCAACGACGCGCTGGCCGAGGAGATGGTGGAGCGCCTGAAGGCGCAGCAGGCGGAGCTCCTCTCGGCGCAGAAGCTGCGCATGCACGTCGAGCGCACGCCGCTCGCCGTGATCGAATGGAACCGCGAGCACAGCGTGACGGCGTGGAATCCCGCGGCGGAGGCGATCTTCGGCTTCCCCGAGCGCGAGGCGATCGGGCGCAGCGCCACGCAGCTCATCGTGCCCGCCGCGAACGCCGCAGCGGTCGAGGCGATGTGGATGGAGCTCGCCCAGACGCGTGACGGCACCAAGGTCGCCTTCGAGAACGTGACGCGCGCCGGCAACTCGATCCACTGCGAGTGGTACAACACGCCGCTCGTGGACCCGGGCGGCCGGGTCGTGGGCTTCGCCTCGCTCGTGCAGGACGTGACCGAGCGGCTCAACACCGAGCGCACCATCCACTACATGGCGCACCACGATGCGCTCACGGGCCTGCCCAACCGCCGGCTCATGCAGGACCGCCTGAACCAGGCGATCATGCAGGCCAGGCGCAAGCAGCGCCACGTGGCCGTGCTGTTCCTCGACCTCGACCGCTTCAAGCTGCTCAACGACACGCTGGGCCACGAGTCCGGCGACTACATCCTGAAGGACGTGGCGCGGCGGATCACCGCCTGCGTGCGCGAGATCGACACGGTCTCCCGCGAAGGCGGGGACGAGTTCGTCGTGATCGTCCCGGACCTCGAGCATCCCGAGAACGCGCAGGTCGTCGCCGACAAGATCCTGCGCGAGTTCGCGAAGCCCGTCGAGATCAGCGGGCAGAAGATCCACATCACGACCTCCATCGGGATCAGCTACTACCCGAACGACTCGACGGACGTGAACCACCTCCTGAAGCACGCCGACAGCGCCATGTACCAGGCGAAGGACGCGGGCCGGAACACGGTGCGCTTCTACACCAGCGACCTGAACTACCTGCTGTCGCGCCGCCTCGAGGTGGAGGGAAGGCTGCGCAAGGCCATCGAGCTCGAGGAGTTCTTCATGCGCTACCAGCCGCAGGTCGATCTCGTCACGGGCCGCATCATCGGCATGGAGGCCCTCATCCGCTGGAACGATCCGGTCAAGGGCGAGGTGATGCCCGGGGATTTCATCCCCGTGGCCGAGGAGCTGGGCCTCATCGTGCCGCTGGGCGAGTGGGCCTTCCGCACCGCCTGCCACCAGCTCACGGCGTGGGCGACCGAGGGCATCACGGACGTGGCCGTGTCGGTCAATCTCTCGGCGCGCCAGTTCATGTCCCGCACTCTCGTCCCCTCGCTCCTCGCGATCGTTCGCGATACCGGCGCGGACCCGCGGCGCATCGAGGTCGAGATCACGGAAACGATGGCGATGAGGAACCTGGAGCAGTCGATCGAGATCCTGGCGCAGCTGCGCGCCGTGGGCATGGGCGTCGCGGTGGACGACTTCGGCGTCGGCTACTCCTCGCTCGGGCAGTTGAAGCGCCTGCCGGCGACGGAACTCAAGATCGACCGCTCGTTCATCGCGAACGTGCCGGAGGACTCCTCGAGCGGCTCGATCACCGAGGCCATCATCGCGATGGCGAAGCGCCTGAAGCTGCGCGTGATGGCCGAAGGCGTGGAGACGCGCCAGCAGCTCGAGTTCCTGCGCGACCACCGCTGCGACGCCTTCCAGGGCTACCTGTTCTCGAAGCCGCTCACCGCGCTGGAGGCTTCCGCGATGCTGC
- the mutL gene encoding DNA mismatch repair endonuclease MutL translates to MGHIRALPELLVNQIAAGEVVERPASALKELVENSLDAGAQSVSVDLAEGGMRRIRVADDGSGIEAGDLPLALARFATSKISTLEDLEKAATLGFRGEALASIGAVSRLALTSRRAGERHAWRIACNGGALSAVEPAALAAGTTIEVEELYYNTPARRKFLKSEATEFARCEEAFSRVALSRPGVAFSFAHNGRRVAHLVPATPRERASAIVGEDFALSAVEVEASGASVRLSGFVAAPGFTRATRDAQYLFVNGRFVRDKVVSHAIREAYADVLHHDRHPAYVLFLDVDPRLVDVNVHPAKSEVRFRDSRAVHQFVFHALSRALAAPLAGAARTASPAPASPFAFTQPSLAVAQPASRYEAFFAATVSAERRPPAEPGAPPLLGYALAQLHGVFVLAQNSAGLVLVDMHAAHERIVYEKLKGALDASRLPAQPLLVPIAMPATAEEVEEAQRSSEALESLGFEVGVAGPRDLVVRAVPALLADLDPPAMLRSILAEVREFGASRALVERRNELLSTMACHAAVRANRILTVPEMNALLREMEETERAGSCNHGRPTWVQFSMAELDRLFLRGR, encoded by the coding sequence ATGGGACACATCCGCGCGCTTCCCGAATTGCTGGTGAACCAGATCGCTGCCGGCGAGGTGGTCGAGCGCCCGGCCTCCGCGCTGAAGGAACTGGTCGAGAACAGCCTGGACGCGGGAGCGCAGTCGGTTTCGGTGGACCTGGCCGAAGGCGGCATGCGGCGCATTCGCGTGGCGGACGACGGCTCGGGCATCGAGGCGGGCGACCTGCCGCTGGCGCTCGCCCGTTTCGCCACCAGCAAGATCTCCACGCTCGAGGACCTCGAGAAAGCCGCCACGCTCGGCTTCCGGGGAGAGGCGCTCGCCTCCATCGGTGCCGTCTCGCGCCTTGCGCTCACCAGCCGGCGCGCGGGCGAGCGCCATGCCTGGCGCATCGCCTGCAACGGCGGGGCGCTCTCCGCCGTCGAGCCCGCCGCGCTCGCCGCCGGCACCACGATCGAGGTGGAGGAGCTGTACTACAACACGCCTGCCCGGCGCAAATTCCTGAAGAGCGAGGCGACCGAGTTCGCGCGCTGCGAGGAGGCGTTCTCGCGCGTGGCGCTGTCCCGGCCCGGGGTCGCCTTCTCGTTCGCGCACAACGGCCGGCGCGTGGCCCATCTTGTGCCCGCGACGCCCCGCGAACGCGCGAGCGCCATCGTGGGCGAGGACTTTGCCCTTTCCGCCGTCGAGGTGGAGGCGAGCGGCGCCTCGGTGCGGTTGTCGGGGTTCGTCGCGGCCCCCGGCTTCACGCGCGCCACGCGCGACGCGCAGTACCTCTTCGTGAACGGGCGATTCGTGCGCGACAAGGTCGTCTCCCATGCCATCCGCGAGGCCTACGCAGATGTCCTGCATCACGACCGCCACCCCGCCTATGTGCTCTTCCTGGACGTCGACCCGCGGCTCGTGGACGTGAACGTGCATCCGGCCAAGTCCGAAGTGCGATTCCGTGACTCGCGTGCCGTGCACCAGTTCGTCTTTCACGCGCTCTCGCGCGCACTCGCGGCTCCCCTGGCGGGCGCTGCGCGCACCGCATCGCCGGCGCCCGCGTCGCCGTTCGCGTTCACGCAGCCGTCGCTGGCGGTGGCACAGCCGGCCTCCCGTTACGAGGCGTTTTTCGCCGCCACGGTGTCCGCCGAGCGTCGCCCGCCTGCAGAACCGGGCGCGCCACCCCTGCTCGGCTATGCGCTCGCGCAACTGCACGGCGTCTTCGTGCTCGCGCAGAACTCGGCAGGGCTGGTGCTCGTGGACATGCACGCCGCCCACGAGCGAATCGTGTACGAGAAGCTCAAGGGCGCGCTGGATGCCTCGCGTCTTCCCGCGCAGCCGCTGCTCGTCCCGATCGCAATGCCGGCGACGGCGGAGGAAGTCGAGGAAGCGCAACGATCCAGCGAGGCCCTGGAGAGCCTGGGCTTCGAGGTGGGCGTCGCCGGACCGCGCGACCTCGTCGTGCGGGCCGTGCCGGCGCTGCTGGCCGACCTCGATCCGCCGGCGATGCTGCGATCGATTCTCGCCGAGGTGCGCGAGTTCGGCGCCAGCCGCGCGCTCGTCGAGCGCCGCAACGAGCTGCTCTCGACCATGGCGTGCCACGCCGCCGTGCGCGCCAATCGCATCCTCACGGTGCCGGAGATGAACGCGCTGCTTCGCGAAATGGAGGAGACCGAGCGGGCCGGCAGCTGCAACCACGGCCGCCCGACCTGGGTGCAGTTCTCCATGGCCGAGCTCGATCGGCTGTTTCTCCGGGGTCGCTAG
- a CDS encoding tetraacyldisaccharide 4'-kinase, protein MQAWLEREWQRLGGGALVFLPLALVFRLLVALRRALYGAGILRAWKSPVPVIVVGNITAGGTGKTPLVIAVVESLRRAGRNPGVISRGYGRVPPTDADPRGVVRVLPGIATPEYFGDEPVLIARRTGAPVYLSPDRPAAARALLAAHPEIDVLVSDDGLQHYALARDVEIAVVDGERGFGNGLPLPSGPLREPVSRLRSVDAAVVNGGYSDLVPAPRQFAMTLAGERFVSFANEDLSPAQFALGARGRRVAAVAGIGNPARFFSHLARLGVAGERHAFADHHHFQQNELRLPGVELIVMTEKDAVKCAAFADARMWFLRVEAVLPPEFDAFLLDRLAAGTRP, encoded by the coding sequence ATGCAAGCCTGGCTGGAAAGGGAATGGCAGCGCCTGGGCGGCGGCGCGCTCGTGTTCCTGCCCCTGGCGCTCGTCTTTCGCCTGCTCGTCGCCCTGCGGCGCGCGCTCTATGGCGCGGGGATCCTTCGCGCGTGGAAATCCCCGGTCCCGGTCATCGTCGTGGGCAACATCACCGCGGGTGGCACGGGAAAGACGCCGCTGGTCATCGCCGTCGTCGAATCGCTTCGCAGGGCCGGGCGCAACCCGGGCGTGATTTCGCGCGGCTACGGCCGAGTGCCGCCAACGGATGCCGATCCGCGAGGCGTGGTCCGCGTCCTTCCCGGCATCGCCACGCCCGAGTACTTCGGCGACGAGCCCGTGCTCATCGCGCGCCGCACGGGCGCGCCCGTCTACCTGTCCCCGGACCGCCCGGCAGCCGCTCGGGCACTGCTCGCCGCGCATCCGGAGATCGACGTGCTGGTCAGCGATGACGGCCTGCAGCATTACGCGCTGGCCCGGGACGTGGAAATCGCGGTCGTGGACGGCGAACGCGGCTTCGGCAACGGGCTGCCGCTGCCTTCGGGGCCGCTGCGCGAGCCGGTCTCGCGGTTGAGGAGCGTCGATGCGGCGGTGGTGAACGGCGGTTATTCGGACCTCGTTCCCGCGCCGCGCCAGTTCGCGATGACGCTGGCCGGAGAGCGGTTCGTTTCGTTCGCGAACGAGGACCTTTCCCCCGCGCAATTCGCGCTCGGCGCGCGCGGCCGGAGAGTCGCCGCGGTCGCGGGCATCGGCAATCCCGCCCGCTTCTTTTCCCACCTGGCGCGGCTGGGCGTGGCGGGGGAGCGCCACGCGTTTGCCGACCATCACCACTTCCAGCAGAACGAGCTTCGCCTGCCGGGGGTGGAGCTCATCGTCATGACGGAGAAGGATGCCGTAAAATGCGCGGCATTCGCGGATGCGCGGATGTGGTTCCTTCGCGTCGAGGCGGTGCTCCCGCCGGAGTTCGACGCCTTCCTCCTCGATCGCCTCGCCGCCGGGACACGCCCCTGA
- a CDS encoding biopolymer transporter ExbD, translating into MNFRRGRAREEPEINLIPLIDILIVVLIFLFLTTTYSRFAELQINLPESTADKSPDRPLVLAVAVDANGRYAINGTTVSYDNPSGLAGRLQEAAKGAKEPVVAISADAAATHQSVVNVMEAARLAGYNHISFTTQSRK; encoded by the coding sequence ATGAACTTCCGTCGCGGCCGCGCGCGCGAAGAGCCGGAGATCAACCTGATCCCGCTGATCGACATCCTCATCGTCGTCCTGATCTTCCTTTTCCTCACTACCACCTACAGCCGCTTCGCCGAACTGCAGATCAACCTTCCGGAATCGACGGCGGACAAGTCCCCCGACCGCCCGCTGGTGCTGGCGGTGGCGGTGGACGCGAACGGCCGCTACGCCATCAACGGCACCACCGTCTCCTACGACAACCCTTCGGGACTGGCGGGCCGTCTCCAGGAGGCCGCCAAGGGCGCGAAGGAGCCCGTCGTCGCCATCAGCGCCGACGCCGCGGCCACTCACCAGTCAGTGGTCAACGTGATGGAAGCGGCGCGGCTGGCGGGCTACAACCACATCTCGTTCACCACCCAGTCCCGCAAGTAG
- a CDS encoding dodecin domain-containing protein produces the protein MASKSKPKKARAAIPAVYKIIEIVGTSPTSFADAVANGVKSASKSLRDLRVAEVDRLDVKIEHGKLIYRAKLKVSFKYHGDD, from the coding sequence ATGGCCAGCAAGTCGAAACCGAAAAAGGCGCGGGCGGCAATTCCCGCCGTCTACAAGATCATCGAGATCGTCGGCACCAGCCCCACGTCGTTCGCCGATGCGGTCGCCAACGGCGTCAAGTCCGCCTCGAAGAGCCTGCGCGACCTGCGTGTCGCGGAAGTCGATCGGCTCGACGTGAAGATCGAGCACGGCAAGCTCATCTATCGCGCGAAGCTCAAGGTCAGCTTCAAGTACCACGGCGACGATTGA
- a CDS encoding MotA/TolQ/ExbB proton channel family protein: MLSIIEAAGWPIWFIILTSVTALAIIIERFWSLRTPLIAPRDLLSSTIREYQSKGVTQDLLNRLQQGPLIGRIFAAALANEKSPRDVIKDAVEDAGRAVGLELERFLNTLGTIATVSTLLGLFGTIVGMIEIFGSQTPSGGNPAQLAHGISVALYNTLFGIGVAIPAVIFYRHFRNRVDVLVVEMESQAIKLVEILRGERRA; the protein is encoded by the coding sequence GTGCTGTCGATCATCGAAGCGGCCGGCTGGCCGATCTGGTTCATCATTCTCACCTCCGTCACGGCGCTCGCGATCATCATCGAACGCTTCTGGTCGCTGCGCACGCCGCTCATCGCGCCGCGCGACCTGCTCTCCTCGACGATCCGCGAATACCAGTCGAAGGGGGTGACGCAGGACCTCCTCAACCGGCTCCAGCAGGGCCCGCTCATCGGCCGCATCTTCGCGGCGGCGCTCGCCAACGAGAAGAGCCCGCGGGACGTGATCAAGGATGCGGTCGAGGACGCCGGGCGCGCCGTGGGCCTGGAGCTCGAGCGGTTCCTCAACACGCTGGGTACCATCGCCACCGTCTCCACGCTGCTGGGCCTGTTCGGCACCATCGTCGGCATGATCGAGATATTCGGCTCCCAGACCCCGTCCGGGGGCAATCCCGCGCAGCTCGCCCATGGCATCTCGGTCGCGCTCTACAACACGCTCTTCGGCATCGGGGTCGCGATTCCGGCGGTGATCTTCTACCGCCACTTCCGCAACCGGGTGGACGTGCTGGTGGTCGAAATGGAAAGCCAGGCGATCAAGCTGGTGGAGATCCTCCGGGGCGAACGGCGCGCATGA